The sequence ttttgaactcgtgaatgcacaatcttctgtcTGTGATTTGTGCCAGTGCGCGGTTGAGTTTTaccagagttgccatagtaaagtttcattatcagttccctgcaaaaacgctccacgtcattttactagtcattttacggtcattgtgactttctacagcggttatattcatagtcacgtttgcatgggcgtgatgaaattttgtgacacaattttccgtttcgttcctattaatgtgatcgtgcattccgctcccacttataggatgtgagcatagcactgtgctgctcacacacacgtcacaatgctcgtcaattgGCGgtaatttttccgtcatttcactctacattttcaagccatttgacaatcaattttactgcggttttaccatttatataaccgccatataacgtgaattttacctgcagatttactttacctggagcagcgatatgaataaaatatgaaccaaaaaaattgaattttcaatatttattattttcaatattattatatatgtacatgaaattggaacttatattaatccaattcatataaaacagaagaactttaataataaataaactcgcttaattggtttttgttttccaatctcttctaagcgagcaaaaaaaaatattaagctttagacaaaactccaattatttgaataatctacaacttaaagcttagtagaaattcagatcaagaatattcaaaggtgtcgtggatccgattgctgtcgtaattgatgaacttaaaaatgtacgactagtaattgagtcagacttattattgttctaaatctaatcattcaagcaataattctgcaacccatagcaggagtattgattggtttcaaatctaattccaacagcaatcgtaccacgacatactttattatatatgcacatgaaattgtaacttaaattaatacagttcatataaagaaaagtaagtactttaataataacataaactctcttaattggtttttgttttccaattgaaatcttttctaagcgagcagaaaataattttaagctttagaaaaaactccaattatttgaataatctacaactaaaagctcagtagaaattcagattaggtttactcttttttcagatcaagaatattcaaaggtgtcgtagaatccgattgctgtcgtaattgatgaatttaaaaatgtgcgACTTGTAATTAaatcagacttattattgttctaaatctaattattcaagcaataattctacaacccttagcaggagtattgattggtttcaaatctaattccgacagcaatcgtatcacatcccttattatatatgtacgtgatattgcaacttaaattaatactgttgatataaagaaaagtaaatactttaataataaataaactctcttaattggtttttgttttccaattgaaatcttttcctgtgcaagcacatcgctaacctgtgttggcaaaagatatgattatactgtcttcgatagatagtcggacgagccgttactcggcgaagtagatatgaccgttgtgtcggtggcagctgttacaacagcagtttctaactttacaccatccgtacagtgtaatgaatgcttcactgccttttccaattgcttggcgccagcaatttttgctgtttgtaaagctttagctgtaatgcaaatatatagatgggttaaagtggttttcgtatgttattcaacaactcaccctataccatcatcacagcctcctcatcgattttgaatatgtgtactgtttcagtattcagacccagttcgtttgatgcaatattttcgatttgatgaatatgtatactatccgttaggcagacaattaggtgcgttcgattcattcatatactgtgggtatttgagccgtagacgcaattgatatattgtaacatttgtaaacagttgggtttctctgctgtcccatcaccactagagagctattgaagaaacgctcgaccaagatatgttgcgatatacacgcatagattttttccaccttgtcagttattgatggagaaaatgcgaaagccatatttaccatccaatacggaaatggaactgtggaggaagaaatattttataaaatttaataaaatcaataaatgatagttgtgttaaaatggggtaaagtatcgtatgttaaagtatagcgaagtttgaataggtctcattcttcattcttagaaacatgtacgaaggtacctcgtaagatattaaaaatcttcaacgcttttttgcaataacttaaaaaaaactcatattcatcaaatttctgttttacttctacatatcaatagctacctttaccaccagaaggagtcactattgcttctacacctatgctattgtttcctacaccgatgagctttgtaataaaataaacagctatctccccaatctctccagttttgtcgccttgcgaaacctgatattataaccaaccaaatcatcggtgatcttatttaaaacatggccgcgccaaatgtcgaccatatgacattaccctaccgactgtcttacaccttaaaattttgggtgtgactttcatcaggatctacattttggtgagcacgcagccgcaattgttccgagaattcagagccgtaccaaaatcctcaaatccctcgctggcagtacctggggaaaggataaagaaacgctcatgactacacacaaagcaattagccagccgattaagtgctatgcgtcacccatatggtcgccaagcctaaaaattacccactggaagaagctacaggcctgccaaaatactgctatcagaattgccacgggctgtcttcttatgtccccagaacaccatctgcataatgaggcgcgaatactccccatcagggagagaaatgagatgctgaccaaacagttcctgttgaatacccagaaacctgagcatcccaacagacatctgattggtcaaccagcaccgcctaggggcctaaggagttatctccgtaagcattttgaggaaatacggctcctgagaacccagccgtatgaagcgaaaaaacacaagcaggtccttggtgaactccataaacaagcgtcggacctttatgctaggaattgcccggtgaatccagtactcaaagaaaagtatccaaacctcgcggaagaggaacgcatactccccagagaaaagcgagtcactctagctcaacttcgttctggatactgtaacaggttaaactcttacctatccagaatcaaccccgacatacaaaatgtatgccccgcttgcaatgtgtccccacatggcaccaaccatctctttaattgtaatgtggaaccaacgcctctaacacccctttcattatggtcccccctgtcgaaacagcaagtttccttggactcccgttagaggatattgatgataatttctgatcggtcgcacctattggatggggcgaagcactgctacaataacaacgtgtgaaagatggttgcatcattcgtttgttgcccctgttgctttgcttatattttttttctcaattttaatcaaattcgcaacaataactaaacttttaatttgttaacaaaaatagaaatgcgcaacaaaatttcaattggcaaatcagctgacttcgaagattcgaaattcctattccccaattattgttctctctaggagaaaagaattggaggaatttttctgcggtactattaaggcaatgacctttgacctcgagtaatttttttttagctcgaATAGGATAGATGGggacttttaattttaatatttttatggtaAACTAGAGGTCCTCACTAAAATTTGACTTTgtagtaatttttgttattttagttGTCTAAATTAGCCGTTCTAATATTAAAATCGCCACTCTCAATACAAATCAAAAAACAAGTATGAAAAAGTTGTTAACGTTACATTGCTTATGGATTCATTTTAAGagtgcattaaaagaaaaaagttttgttaagcacatttttaaaatggaaaggaaaggtcggtaaaaatgagacttaccatatattcatatcggctgctgagtggaatatcaccaaatctcggctgccgttccaaaaacttcctttctcagaattcgtttgaagaacgccctatcttagaatttgtttcataaacactccagctattgtcaaaatgtgttgtatttgagctcagatcggtaatttttgaagccaaatctgagttagggcattcttcaaccgaattctgtgatagggcttttctaatatacggggttattcaaatattttctgAGAAAGGTGCTTTTCGAAACGGCACTCGAGACCGGGTGATATTGttgagcagtgcttcgccccacctaactgctacaacaacaaccgggtgatattccaatcagcaggcCATATGGATATAAGGTTTCATTTAGTTGTCCCATTTTTACTGAGCTTTTGTTTTTGTGCCTTTCGTTTTACGGATATGTTTagatataagtttttttattaacttttaaaataaatccatttttaactgccGGCCGTTCAAACTCTGAACCCTATTGTATATTCTTACGATTTCAATGAGAATGATTTCCCACACTCTGAGCACGAGTATGGTCGCTCGCCGGTATGCATACGTATATGGCGCTTTAGCTTCGATGAAGTTGTAAAATCTGTGAATTAACGATCAGTAAAATGAATATCATTTACAATCACAGTCTTATAAACTTTTACCCTTGTTGCAGAAATTGCACGTATATTTTCCTTTGGGTTTTGGCGGCTGCTGAATTTTAGTGGccaaattttgctttaatttagcCTCCTCCTCCTTTAAGGCTGTCATATTTCGCTCCCGCGTTTCTGGATCTTCGTCTTTGTGCGTAGTTAAATGCGTACGTAACTCCGTAAAGTGAGGAAAAGTTGATGGGCAAAACTCACatctatgaatatttttgcccagATGTGTACGTAAATGCGACAGCACTGGGTCGCTTACAGCAAAGGTGCATTCGCAGTATTCGCATTTGTATGGTTTTCCACCGGTATGAGTACGTGTATGACGGCGTAGATTTAGAGCGTAGGTAAGGctttttttttaaaagcttgttgtcgctgaagtttcactgcctttttgagcgctttgaaagcttatgtgtgatgatgcatcatcaccacccaaagaactattAGACTGATCTTCACAATTTTCCTCTAGGAAGGTGAAGTTTGTAAAGTGGTATCGCCCACTATTGTGGAGTCCCACATTTTAGATGGCGCTTCAATATCTTCTAGTAGTGTTACATCAATACTTTTTAAAGGAGTTTCATTATCCAATTGATGCTGCTCCTGTACGCATAATTCATGCAATAGACGTTGCAGTGATTGTGCTTCTTCATCTATTTCTTGTAGTTCtaagattatattattaaatttataccacgcaatcttatcaactttcaatatgttgtatattcacttaccttgtttacaagggattttaaaatagtttccatCGGCGCTGCGCTTTTTAGCATCTTCTTTAACCATATCCTTGTTCTCGCTATGTATGTACTTAGTGTGCTGTTAGGATCGGATGCtgttttatcacacattttttccaaagccataaaactttcatcagacgtacgttgctgttggcattcaaatatagtttcgtcacaagatgccttagttgaaaaattataaggaatcctctttatagtgtttgcattgttggatttattttcatcCTCCATTTCAAATAGTTTGTCCAttgcatttccgctaacagcaacgttactttcgtgttgatccacattcgctacatgaggagctgcgcgtgcttctagcaaagtttgtagatcctcctctaaatccaagctaaagtgttggcaagataccggctctttagcaggcgttgtagcctttctaaatgtgttcgtgaatcgacaaaaaaatgttgaacatattgtttgtattaatttttaataataggtatatattaccatgctaaagtgatttatcttttt is a genomic window of Eurosta solidaginis isolate ZX-2024a chromosome 4, ASM4086904v1, whole genome shotgun sequence containing:
- the LOC137249841 gene encoding uncharacterized protein, producing the protein MVFQCTGCDTYTLQPIGIVKSKISDKGNAEEKFGIPTGPNVNTNCAHCGDKHHMGGPLWSHPIHDPTFVEELLQIIEEKPLSDLDTTSFKRKATTPAKEPVSCQHFSLDLEEDLQTLLEARAAPHVANVDQHESNVAVSGNAMDKLFEMEDENKSNNANTIKRIPYNFSTKASCDETIFECQQQRTSDESFMALEKMCDKTASDPNSTLSTYIARTRIWLKKMLKSAAPMETILKSLVNKNYKK